The Bradyrhizobium betae genomic interval GCGGCCGCGATGCCGTAGGCGCCGAGGCCGAGATAGATCTCGTTCAGATACAGCTCGAGGATCTTGTCCTTCGAGTAGGTCTTCTCGATCCGCATCGCCAGCAAGGCTTCCTTGATCTTGCGGGCGAAGGAGACCTCGTTGGTGAGCAGGAAGTTCTTGGCGACCTGCTGGGTGATCGTGGAGGCGCCCTGCGGACGGCGGTTCGAGCCGTAATTCTGGATGTAGACCACGCCGGCGCGCGCCATGCCGGTGTAGTCGATGCCGCCATGCTCGTAGAAATTCTTGTCCTCGGCCGCGAGGAACGCGTTGATCACGAGCTTCGGCACCGCCTGGATCGGCAGATACAGCCGCCGCTCCTTGGCGTATTCGCCGAGCAGCGAGCCGTCGACCGCGTGCACGCGGGTCATCACCGGCGGCTCGTAATCCTGAAGCTGAGAGTAGTCCGGCAAGTCCTTGGAGAAATGCCAGATCAGGCCTGCTATGGCCCCGACACCGACAAGGAACACCACCGTTCCCGCGGCGAACAGGAAGCCCATGAACCGCACCAGCAAGCGCATTATCTGTTTATCCGTTCAAACTCTGGATCAGCCCCTTGGCACCCGAACCAAAACAGGCGCCAACCTCACGTCGCGAATTCACCGGCCGACTCAATACCATCCGTGCCGGACCTAAAGACGCTTGCCGAACGGGGATTCTCGTCGATTCCGGAACCCCCTGAGGCGTTTTTATAAAGCGTCCGCTGTGGCCAAACTAGGGCTTTTGCGGCGGGACGGAAAAACCCTTGATCAATTCGACGGTCCGGCCGTCGCCAGGCGCTTGGCGAGGAACCCGTCGATCGCCTGCGCCATCGAGCCGACGGCTTTCGACCGCCAGCCATCGGACACCAAATGCTCGAGGTCGCCCTTGTTGGAGACGTAGCCGATCTCGACCAGCACCGACGGTACGTCAGGCGCCTTCAGCACCCGGAAGCCGGCTGATTTCAGGGGATGCTTGTGCATCCGCACGGTCGACTTCATTTCGCCCATCAAGAGGCGGGCAAAACGGTTTGAAAAGGTGCGGGTTTCCCGTTGGGTGAGGTCGATCAGGATGTCGGCGACATCGGTCGGCTCCTCCGCGAGGTTGAAACCCGCGATTGCGTCCGCCCGGTTTTCCGCATCCGCCAGACGCTGCGCCTCGGCGTCGGAGGCCTTGTCGGACAGCGTGTAGATCGTGGCGCCCTGCGCATCGCCTTCCGCGCGCGGCAGCGCGTCGGCGTGAATGGAGACGAACAGCGCGGCCTTGAGGTTGCGGGCGACCTTGGTCCGGTCATTGAGGGGGATGAAGGTGTCGTCGTCTCGCGTCATCACCACACGGTATTTGCCGGCCTTTTCGAGCTTGTCGCGGAGCGCCAGGCCGAAGGCCAGAACCAGGTTCTTCTCGCTCTCGCCGCTCGACTGGGTGCCGTTGTCGATGCCGCCATGACCGGGATCGATCACGACGATGGGGCGGCCATCGGCTTTCTGCTGCGCCGCTTCGGCGGAGGCGGCGGGAACCGTCGCCGGCGGCGCGTCGGCGATGGCGGGCCTCAATTCGGGGCGGCTGTCCGGAGGCAGCGACTGCACGAAGGCGGCGCGATCGACCTCCTCGAGCTCGAGCACGAGCCGGGCCGGCTGGCCGTTGGCCGCCTCCAGCACGTATGAATTGGCGATCTTGGCCGGCCCGGTCAGGTCGAACACGATTCGGGATCCGCCGGGCATGACCAGCCCGTAGCGGAAGGCCTTGACCAGTCCCCGCCCCCCGGCCCCGGTGCCGGCGGGAAGCTGAAAATTGACCTGGGGAACGTCGATCACCACCCGGTACGGGTCGGCGAGCATCACCGCGCGGAAGGTGACGGCCTGATCGATGTCGAGAATGAACCGGGTCTGCTTGCCGTCGCCGGCCAGCCGGGCAGCTGAGGCGACGGGAAAATTGACTGCCGCAACAGAGGGTTGCGCCTGACTCTCCGCTGCCTTCAGGCGCGAAGAATCAGCACATGGCAATGCCGCGGCGCAGAGAAGCGCGCATCCCA includes:
- a CDS encoding N-acetylmuramoyl-L-alanine amidase, which produces MASRANQRVLLGCALLCAAALPCADSSRLKAAESQAQPSVAAVNFPVASAARLAGDGKQTRFILDIDQAVTFRAVMLADPYRVVIDVPQVNFQLPAGTGAGGRGLVKAFRYGLVMPGGSRIVFDLTGPAKIANSYVLEAANGQPARLVLELEEVDRAAFVQSLPPDSRPELRPAIADAPPATVPAASAEAAQQKADGRPIVVIDPGHGGIDNGTQSSGESEKNLVLAFGLALRDKLEKAGKYRVVMTRDDDTFIPLNDRTKVARNLKAALFVSIHADALPRAEGDAQGATIYTLSDKASDAEAQRLADAENRADAIAGFNLAEEPTDVADILIDLTQRETRTFSNRFARLLMGEMKSTVRMHKHPLKSAGFRVLKAPDVPSVLVEIGYVSNKGDLEHLVSDGWRSKAVGSMAQAIDGFLAKRLATAGPSN